A portion of the bacterium genome contains these proteins:
- a CDS encoding polyprenol monophosphomannose synthase, producing MNTILVFTATYNESENIASLCHHVLGLNPGYDMLVIDDDSPDGTGRILDELAATNPRLKVVHRPGKLGLGSAHEWAMEYAETQHYDALVTMDADFSHNPDDIPRLLAALGDRDFVTGSRYMAGGSCNYAGYRRIISKLANWGARRLLGISLHEMTTSFRVFRVDFLRQVDLGKIKSNGYSFFMEIVFRLSRVGARMTEVPICFEDRRAGASKIPPFEIFNGLNHLLYLTWLRLFWRKP from the coding sequence ATGAATACAATACTTGTCTTCACTGCCACCTATAACGAAAGCGAGAATATCGCCTCGCTCTGCCATCATGTCCTGGGCTTGAATCCCGGCTACGACATGCTGGTGATTGACGACGACTCCCCCGATGGAACCGGCCGGATTCTTGACGAACTCGCAGCAACCAACCCCCGCCTCAAGGTGGTCCACCGGCCCGGGAAACTGGGTTTGGGAAGTGCCCATGAATGGGCCATGGAGTATGCCGAGACCCAGCATTACGACGCCCTGGTCACCATGGATGCCGATTTTTCCCATAACCCGGATGATATCCCCCGCCTGCTGGCAGCGCTGGGGGACAGGGATTTTGTGACCGGCTCCCGCTACATGGCCGGGGGGTCCTGCAACTACGCGGGCTATCGCCGCATTATCAGCAAACTGGCGAATTGGGGTGCCAGACGCCTGCTGGGCATCTCACTGCACGAAATGACGACGTCGTTCCGGGTCTTCCGGGTGGACTTCCTTCGCCAGGTCGATTTGGGGAAAATCAAATCCAATGGCTATAGTTTTTTCATGGAAATCGTGTTCCGGCTCTCCCGCGTCGGGGCGCGCATGACCGAAGTGCCCATCTGTTTTGAAGACCGCCGGGCCGGTGCCTCCAAGATTCCGCCATTTGAGATTTTCAACGGCCTCAACCACCTGCTCTACCTGACCTGGCTCAGGTTGTTCTGGCGGAAGCCCTGA